A segment of the Manihot esculenta cultivar AM560-2 chromosome 13, M.esculenta_v8, whole genome shotgun sequence genome:
GTGCCTGAACAGTGAATGTAAATGATCACCGAGCAGCATGATGCTTGACACTCAAAAGACAGGAATTAAATTACACGATATCAAATACATATATTCAAGAATAACCTGTGCAGCATCAGCATATCCTGTGATCTTTGCAATCACTTGCAATCCAAGCTTAAGAGCAGTCTCTCCGCTCACGAGAACTAAAGCAGCAGCACCATCACTGTTGATTAGGGCAATTTCACATTCAAAAAATCTTAGGCCCATGTCTTCATGAAAACCACTCAATAGACTTACACGAAATGGACCACTTATAGTTAGGAATAACCCATATTTCACCCCTGAACTTGGTAGCTTAGCTATTAAACCCTCCAAGTGATAATGAAATCATTTTATACTGAATTGCTAAACTTTAGCGTTGAATCCACTTTTGCCGACTTGGCAAAATTGGTGAAGGATTGCTATCCAAATAAGCAATCACCTCATTAGCCCCAAGTTTCCTTGGTTCTTAATACTAAAACATGTCAATTTAACTAAACCGGTTTTCAATACCTTCTAACTAACCTATTTAAGAAGATGTTTTTTTTCCCTCAACAGAGCTCAACAATAATGCCAAACGGACAAATTTTTAAGGACATTTATGAGGTAGAACTCTACTAAAATGATTACAATATACAGTTAGATCTTCTATGGTATTTTATCGTGTTTATACGAGTAAACAAAGAACATTAAGGAAATTGAGAGTACAAAATAATACACCTTATGCTAGAGGCATTGCCAGCAGTGACCGTGCCTCCATTCTCTTTGAAACTGGGTCGGAGCTTCCTCAATTTTACAGGGTCAAACTGGCAAAACATGACAGCAAGATAGAATGCAACAGCAGGGAAAATCAGAGGCATATACTTTTTCTCACGCACAGGGGTGGGAATCAATCAATATGTGCACAATTTAGAATTTTTGGTCCAACCTTGCACACGCGAGTCTAGCTCTTCTACTTGGTTTTTACAAGCGCAATAAAAAGATTCTACTTCTCCCAAGAAAACTCATTCTTAAGCAATATGGGAGAAAGTTTTTGAATATTCAAAGCACCACAACgtatggggggggggggggggagagagaaagagagagaaggcTGTTTGACATTGTGGGAGGTTTATACCTTCCCTATGCCTTCATCCTTATCAACAATTGTTGAAGGTTTTCCCCTTCCACCAGAAACTTCAACCTGCAAGGTACCAAATGGAGATAAACAATATTCACAACAAATGCAAAGGTACTTTAAATTAACTTGAAAGTAGATGTCCAACCGGAACAATTTCCCATGCAAAGGCACCACTGTCTCGTGCAGCAATACCCTGTTCAAAACTCCGAACAGCATAGTTGTCCTGCCAGAATCACGAATATActgttaaaatgaaaaataaataaacaaacaacTATGTAGTCTATGTAATTGGGATTTAAAGTTGGAGGAGGAAAATACTGATCTGTGGAATTTATCAGTAAAAGAAAATGATCAACGGCGAGACTACTTGTTAGTGCTTACTCTAATGCAGTTCTGAGGCGATACATTAATTTTAGGCTGAATGACCAGAGAGCCAAACAAGTTTGCGCGGTTTTCAATTTTATCCACAACTTCTAATTTTTTACATCCTCCATAACTATAAATGAGCCCTCTAGGTTGTCCTCATATGAATGGACTGCTAGCCAATGATATAGGGCACAAGTAGCATTCAACTCAACTCGATCTCAAACTAGTTGGAGATACATGGAACCTTTTAgaattaaaacatttttgagCTGTCTTTACAATTCTTACCACTTCAGCTCATGTTTTTGGGCTGCTCTCCTTTTATCCATACATGAAACATGAACCCACAAACATGTTCATATTTTTATGGTGGAGATTATCTTAATTAATTCTTTACACCTTATTATCCTAAGATTGCACCACCTACACCTAACTAGCGGTGGTAGGAAAACTAGCATTGTGAAAATTGTAGGCAAAAGCTCTTTCAAGCCTTTGAGAATTTGGCAAAAAACCACTTAAGCTCTAGTCAAATAAAATGGTCCAATTAGGCCCTTGAACATTTTATAATAGTCATTTAAATTCAGAAACTTTTTAAAACAGCCACTTAAGCCCAAAAACACTGTTAAGCCTCCATTTGTGAATTGAAAAAATTGGATATTTAAGCCCTTAAAAAATAGCCAATAGCCGTTTAAGCTCTCAttggataaataaatttaattttaaaacttcagtattaagtttataaataaattatacttatttatattgttaaaaataaataataataattttatgaaataaatagaatattataagaaaatttacaagtatttaaattcaaattttaatacaaagtataaaaaaattaattcgcttaaaaaaagaatttaatttttttttccatcaaCCAAAGACCAAATTTTAATCTTAACATCTTATTTTAAAACTTGTAAAGtgtcactaaaaataaataaattttactaaaattatacataacattatatatgtaagggaaataacaaaaaccataaaaatacaTTGAAATTATAAATGCTAATAAAAAACTATAAGAGATTTTCTCAATTTATAGCATAATTTAAATCCTATAtctacataataaaattaaattgagaatttttaatattcagGACTTTTCTTGTAGTTGTTACATATATCATAATAGTTgtatttttaaagatattttaaaattttttaaaggatgttttgagtttaaatattgatgtttattaataaaaaaagaaaatctgaATTATTTACGGTTTTAGTTCAAATAAAGGATCTTTTAATTCACTTCTgaacaaattttaatttaatttttcataaaacttttaaataatattttattcgtTTAatggattttataaaattagtaatatacattattaacaatataaattaatataatttatttataacctTAATTATTAAAgtgtaatattaaatttatttattcaagGGACTTAAATGACCATCAGGATATTTGTTGAGGCGTTAATGTCCATTGTTTTGTGATGGAGACTTAACTGTGTTAGGTTTTGGATCTTTTTTTCGAGCTATTTATAGAATTTAAGTGCTCAAATAGCTATTATAAAATGTTCAAGAGTCTAAATAGACCATTTTGTTTAATCAAGGTTTAACCGTTTAAGTGATTTTTGGCCAATTTCTCAAGAGCTTAAAAAGCCTTTTGCCAAAACTGTATTTTCATAGAAGTTTATAGAAAGGAAGCAGAAAACAAGGCAGCAAACAAGCTGCATGACAATTTCCAACCAAAACTGGGAATTATCCCAAGTGAAAATTCACAGAATATTATAGAAAAGATGAATATATTAGTATTTAGATAATATTAGGCACTAAAGAGTTCTAGTCCTGTTGGAATTAATATATGCACATATTTTTAAGATGAGGAGAATAGGAACCAAAACACCACATGAAACAATGAGATTAATGGAATGGATTGACGTAATGCATACCTGATCCTCCCTCGTTATTGAATGATTATCTGCACATATTTCAGCACAACTTCCCATGCCAACATCATTATAAACATCCCACAACCCATCTTTCAGCATTCCATCAACTAGGGAATCATGTCCAAGTCGAGATCCCTTTCTGATTATTGAATCAAAACACatccaattatttttttttttcaaaagaaaagcaCAGAACAGAAATGTCAGGAAGACTGACACTTACCTCAATTCAGCTAGGTATTTAGGTGCATTAGACATGCTCTCCATTCCTCCAGCAACAACAACATCATTGATGCCTAACTGGATACTCTGGGCTGCAAGCATAGTTGCTGCAAtttccagaaaaaaaaaaaagagagagagagacgcaacatgtttttatcatgattcttgaaaaataataagaacAATCAAGAAAATAACATTAACAATCAGTTCTGCACCTTTCATCCCTGAAGCACAAACTTTATTAACAGTGGTACAGACCACTGAATTAGGAATTCCCGCACCTAATGCAGCCTGTCTAGCAGGAGCCTGCCCTAAATTAGCGCTGAGAACATTTCCAAAGAAAACTTCTTGTACAAGTGATGGATCAACATTAGCCCTTTTAAGAGCAGCTACAAGTTGACCAAAAAGAACatttaggaaaaataaaaataaatattgttgAAAAAGAACTCACCCAAACATAACAAAAGACGCCACAGTTTGTGTTCTAACCTTCAATGGCTACAGATCCCAACTTGGTGGCAGATAAAGTAGATAGTGAACCAAGAAATCCACCCATGGGTGTGCGGGCAACACCAACAATGCAGACATCTGTATTCAACAATCTAGTTAGCAtagaaaatatgaaattttcgACCAGGTTCATAAAATAGATTTGTTGATAGATCTCTAAAATATTCCATAACTCACCCACCCAACCCCAACACTATCACACCAGAAATAACTCAGTAATCCATGTTCACCTGATTAATATTTACCACacttatcaaaaaaaaaaagagagagaactaGAGCACCTCGAGGCTTTATTTCTGCTGGTGCTGCTGGGGCCATGAATTACTGCAAATACGAAATATTACAAAACGAATTAGCGTTTGCTAAGCCAATTAAAATAAGAATGAAAATGAGAGCATGGAGGAGCTCCCCAATAAGTGAGCATAACACAAGCTCTAAGAGCTCCCCGTCGAAAAGGAATGGGTGCTCATCGTCTACTAATGCACAGCAAAAGCGTGATATTAGATATTTAATTAGCAATTAAGATATTATGATCCCCTGCTTCAACTCTCCATAGATTAAGCCTCTGTTTCACGCTCTTGGACAAATAGCAAGACTAACTTCAAGGATTTTTTTCtactgaattaaaaaaattgaagttcAACTgccacataaaaaaaaaaagacctaTTACTTCCCTAGTCTTGCATTTTAAGATGAGGTTGCTGTAAGATTATGAGAAAAAGAAGAGCGGGAGAGTGAAAGAGAAACCACAAAGATTGAAATTGCAGCCTTATTTTCTCAGCAACCAAACAggtaaaaagcaaaaaaaagaaaaaagaaatctgAAAAGAATGACAGTGCCAGTGAAGGTTGTAaaatataagagaaaagatagggatcAAGAATCGATGATAGGTGAGGAATCTGATATCAAAAGCACAGCAACAGCACACACAACACAAAGGAGAAAGAAAATGCAGGGAAAATGGCGAAGAAGGAAAATTAGAAAGTACCTGGGAAGAAGAGCAGGTAGCAACAATGGCGGAGAGAGATGTGACGGATGTTCTTTTGGCTACTAAGCAGAGCTAGAGCGTCTATATAAATCGGAACATCGTGCTGCAGCTCTAAATATATTTGGGGGCGTTTTAAATTTACTTCaaaatttataagttaatttATCGATTTGTTTTCATTTTACCTGGTTATAAATTCAGTTTATAAATTAAACAAATAGTGGTAGtggtcaatttttattttaattttcatacgtgctaaatttataaatttatttaattaaataaattacagtattatttttatttatttttaacaattaattattaatatttataaaaagattaaatttataatataaacgtAAAAAAATTATGCGGTGTACAGCTAATGCTCAAATCAATACAccgtatttttatttttataatttttttaaataaaattatatatatatatatataatattatttacgaAACTGTTACTAacgtaataaaaatatattaaattatatttaataacgataattttataaaaataaaattttaaaataaattgaatattaaaatatttaaattttttttaatttatattatattttttattattatatttttattatgtgaCTGTACAGTATCAtcgattattaattatttaatatcctCATTATTAGATGTTTGAAAgtatatcttttatttatt
Coding sequences within it:
- the LOC110630588 gene encoding acetyl-CoA acetyltransferase, cytosolic 1 → MAPAAPAEIKPRDVCIVGVARTPMGGFLGSLSTLSATKLGSVAIEAALKRANVDPSLVQEVFFGNVLSANLGQAPARQAALGAGIPNSVVCTTVNKVCASGMKATMLAAQSIQLGINDVVVAGGMESMSNAPKYLAELRKGSRLGHDSLVDGMLKDGLWDVYNDVGMGSCAEICADNHSITREDQDNYAVRSFEQGIAARDSGAFAWEIVPVEVSGGRGKPSTIVDKDEGIGKFDPVKLRKLRPSFKENGGTVTAGNASSISDGAAALVLVSGETALKLGLQVIAKITGYADAAQAPELFTTAPALAIPKAVTNAGLAASQIDYYEINEAFAVVALANQKLLGVNPEKVNVHGGAVSLGHPLGCSGARILVTLLGVLRQKNGKYGVGGVCNGGGGASALVVELL